One segment of Erigeron canadensis isolate Cc75 chromosome 2, C_canadensis_v1, whole genome shotgun sequence DNA contains the following:
- the LOC122589161 gene encoding protein SYS1 homolog, translating to MFYGTVVWDPWLIVAQIVCIQCLYYITLGVFMGVFVGTRVSKLSLVYFFDFATVTLSTVTGWCVIASFILSSVAGAGILLYLIERAKKCLDFAATLYIIHLFICILYGGWPSSITWWVVNGTGLAVMALLGEYLCIQRELREIPISRLRSSV from the exons ATGTTCTATGGAACAGTAGTATGGGATCCATGGCTAATAGTAGCACAAATAGTATGTATacaatgtttatattatattacactTGGTGTATTCATGGGTGTTTTTGTCGGAACTAGGGTTTCTAAGTTGTCCCTTGTTTATTTCTTTGATTTTGCTACTGTTACGCTTTCGACTGTCACCGGTTGGTGTGTTATCGCTTCATTTATCCTCAGCTCTGTTGCAGG AGCTGGTATTTTGCTTTATTTGATTGAGAGAGCAAAGAAGTGCCTAGATTTTGCAGCCACCCTTTACATCATCCATCTATTCATATGCATCTTATATGGAGGTTGGCCTTCATCAATAACATGGTGGGTTGTCAACGGTACTGGATTAGCAGTAATGGCTTTGTTAGGAGAATATTTGTGTATACAACGTGAATTGCGAGAAATTCCCATTTCAAGACTTCGATCTA GTGTTTGA